TAATAATCGTTAATCATTATCACCGAATTTTCAGCTTTTATAGCTACTTTTTTAAATCCAATCGGAAGTCTGGAATTATCCGAATTGTTCAAATCGATATCTTCTAAATCAACATTGATTTTATTAGCATTAAAAACGGTTTTACCATCATAATTTATGGCTTTAATTTCTGCATTTTCAACTTTTAAATGATGGACAAAAACATCAGGTTTTGTCCTTTTTTTATTGTTTTCATTTCCGTTTTTACCCAAACGGATCTTGAGATTGGCATTCTTAAAACTAATATTTTCAGCTTTATAAGATTTGGAGAATACAGCTTTGAAAACTCCAAAATCCTGCACCAACAATTCTCCAATTTTTCCAGAAATCTGAGTTACAGAAGTGTCTTTAGGATTTTTATTTTTAATATCAACATCTTGGATATGAAGATTCCCCGAAATCAAATCAAAACTAAAGTTTTTCAATTCGACTTCGTAAGGCGTCTTTTCGTTGATGAGATCAGGAAGTTTTGATTTTAAATAAAGATTAAGCACCAACGGAAATGCTACCAAAATCAACAAAATAACAGAAATACTTGTTAGGATAATTTTTTTCCATTTCGAAGTTTTGTTGTGCGTTACTTTGTGTTCCATTTGATGGTTTTAAAATTAAATTTAATCAAAATTCAAATAACTCGAAGCGGTATTGTCCGTCGTCGTATTTTGCATAAATGTGCTGTAATCCGTTGGACAAGATAATCTCTGGCGCTTCTATAACCGAATTGTACCTTGCAATCTGTTCAAATTGTTTCTCGGTTAGCTTGACATTTGGCGCCTTCAGTTCTACTAAAATTTGTGCTTTTGTACGATGCGTTACCAATAGATCCAGACGTTTTGTCGTGGAATTCAGTTCCAATTTTTGTTCCAATATTAGGGAAGACGCGTTTTTAGCTTTGATTATCAAGAAATAAGCTACCCAATGCTGTCTAACCCATTCTTCGGGCGTTAAGACCAGCCACATCTTGCGCACCGAATCATAAATAAAAAATGTATCTTTGTCTTGCTTGATTTTAAAGTCAAATTCGGTACTGAAATTTAGTTTAGGTAGTTGCATAAAATCTGATGAAAGATATAGAAATTGTCCTCAAAAGTATTAAAAATAAAGAATTTTTACCAATATATTTCTTACATGGTGAAGAGCCATATTATATTGATGTCGCGACCAGACATTTTGAAAATGACGTTTTAGAAGAGGATGAGAAGGCTTTTAACCAAACGGTAGTTTATGGAAAAGATACCAACTATGGCGAAATATTGTCCTTAGCGAGACAATATCCCATGATGGGAGAGAAGCAACTTATCATTGTAAAAGAAGCGCAAGATCTGAAATTAGAAGAATCTGAGTCCGATGCTTTTCTTGCCTATCTCGCATCACCAGTAGAATCTACGATCCTTGTTTTTGCGCACAAACATAAAAAACTTGATTCCCGAAAAAAGGTCAGTAAAGAACTTGCCAATAAGAAATTTTTATTTTTAAGTGATAAAATTAAAGACTCACAATTAGCGGGTTGGATACAATCGGAAATTGAAAGATTCGGGTACAGATCTGCGCCGAATATCAGCTTCTTACTCGCAGAATATTTGGGAAGTGATCTTTCCAGAATCGCTAATGAACTTAATAAACTAAAACTTGTTCTGAAAGAAAATGATGTCCTCAACGAAAAGATTGTTGAAGAACACATCGGCATTAGCAAAGACTATAACATTTTTGAACTTCAAAAAGCTTTAGCTACAAAAAATAAAGAACGTGCTTTCAAAA
This genomic stretch from Chryseobacterium sp. POL2 harbors:
- a CDS encoding type I restriction enzyme HsdR N-terminal domain-containing protein — encoded protein: MQLPKLNFSTEFDFKIKQDKDTFFIYDSVRKMWLVLTPEEWVRQHWVAYFLIIKAKNASSLILEQKLELNSTTKRLDLLVTHRTKAQILVELKAPNVKLTEKQFEQIARYNSVIEAPEIILSNGLQHIYAKYDDGQYRFELFEF
- the holA gene encoding DNA polymerase III subunit delta, with amino-acid sequence MKDIEIVLKSIKNKEFLPIYFLHGEEPYYIDVATRHFENDVLEEDEKAFNQTVVYGKDTNYGEILSLARQYPMMGEKQLIIVKEAQDLKLEESESDAFLAYLASPVESTILVFAHKHKKLDSRKKVSKELANKKFLFLSDKIKDSQLAGWIQSEIERFGYRSAPNISFLLAEYLGSDLSRIANELNKLKLVLKENDVLNEKIVEEHIGISKDYNIFELQKALATKNKERAFKIAYYMGKNKKTNPIQMSIGALYKFFSDLIMYHTLIGQSPSIIAKEIGVNPYAIQNFAEAARFYPLKMATRIISVIREMDLKSKGLGVRQMEDDEIYVEMTFKILNIDQLKTK